One genomic window of Biomphalaria glabrata chromosome 9, xgBioGlab47.1, whole genome shotgun sequence includes the following:
- the LOC129928323 gene encoding uncharacterized protein LOC129928323, which yields MNYFKISLHHRGDDYSKAIRFRNFTFDVFDEDPRKLANFPNITGNICYYQIDPLEPGTYLFNCSTSVIGRYVRLSMRNNENYPMNICELEVLVSSSRYEEIPLKREKNTKHVGTPLVQLTVRNVFLCARACLFRRSIYCTAVNWVTTTGSCQLLSVNPYVNYAANLIPDQLTDFYIQSN from the exons atgaattattttaaaatatctctaCATCATAGAGGCGATGACTACAGTAAGGCCATAAGGTTCagaaactttacttttgatGTATTTGATGAAGATCCAAGAAAACTTGCCAACTTTCCAAATATAACTGGTAACATCTGTTACTATCAAATTGACCCACTAGAACCAGGAACATATCTGTTTAACTGCAGCACATCAGTCATTGGAAGATACGTCCGTCTTAGCATGAG aaacaatgaaaattacccaatgaatatttgtgaaCTGGAAGTATTGGTCAGCAGCTCCAGATATGAAGAGATTCCTCTGAAAAGAGAAAAGAACACTAAACATGTAGGCACACCTTTGGTTCAACTGACTGTCAGAAACGTTTTCTTATGTGCCAGGGCATGTTTGTTCCGTAGGTCAATCTACTGCACAGCTGTCAACTGGGTCACAACTACAGGATCATGTCAACTTCTAAGTGTCAACCCGTATGTAAATTATGCAGCTAATCTTATACCTGATCAACTAACGGATTTTTATATACAAAGCAATTAA